Proteins found in one Triticum aestivum cultivar Chinese Spring chromosome 4D, IWGSC CS RefSeq v2.1, whole genome shotgun sequence genomic segment:
- the LOC123100063 gene encoding chemocyanin, giving the protein MCCRLWTCDWIQVAGFALSAPRSRAQYSYSHSTPHTHRGTQRSTRGVMAMAQGRGSAAQGFTLGFLVLCLLLGADTAGAATYNVDWSFAAGSWPSGKSFRAGDVLVFSYNPAVHNVVAVDAGGYNSCRGSGATHTYTSGSDRVTLVPGTNYFICSLSGHCGLGMKMAVTAN; this is encoded by the exons ATGTGCTGCCGTCTATGGACTTGCGATTGGATCCAGGTAGCCGGCTTTGCCCTTTCCGCCCCACGCTCTCGTGCACAGTATAGCTACAGTCACTCCACCCCACACACTCACAGAGGGACGCAGAGAAGCACCAGGGGAGTTATGGCAATGGCTCAGGGAAGAGGCAGTGCGGCGCAGGGCTTCACCCTCGGCTTCCTCGTGCTGTGCCTCCTCCTCGGCGCCGacaccgccggcgccgccacctACAACGTCGACTGGTCGTTCGCCGCCGGCAGCTGGCCCAGCGGCAAGAGCTTCCGCGCAGGGGACGTCCTCG TGTTCAGCTACAACCCGGCCGTGCACAACGTGGTGGCGGTGGACGCCGGCGGCTACAACAGCTGCCGGGGCTCCGGCGCGACGCACACCTACACCTCGGGGAGCGACCGCGTGACGCTCGTCCCTGGGACGAACTACTTCATCTGCAGCCTCAGCGGCCACTGCGGGCTCGGGATGAAGATGGCCGTCACTGCAAACTGA